A single window of Eucalyptus grandis isolate ANBG69807.140 chromosome 1, ASM1654582v1, whole genome shotgun sequence DNA harbors:
- the LOC104447487 gene encoding vacuolar protein sorting-associated protein 55 homolog, which translates to MFSSSIMLQILACALYNNWWPMLSALMYVLVPMPCLFFGGGSTQFLTSRDGGGWIDAAKFLTGASSVGSIAIPIILRHANLINTGAMFIEFTSFFIFVFTVLCFHRASLDDEW; encoded by the exons ATGTTTTCATCCAGCATCATGCTACAGATCTTG GCCTGCGCATTGTACAATAATTGGTGGCCAATGCTATCAG CTCTAATGTACGTCTTGGTGCCCATGCCTTGTCTATTTTTTGGAGGCGGGTCAACTCAGTTTTTGACCAGTCGAGATGGTGGAGG ctGGATTGATGCTGCTAAATTTTTGACTGGAGCATCGTCTGTTGGAAGCATAGCTATTCCTATAATCCTCAGACACGCGAATCTGATTAACACGGGAGCTATGTTCATCGAGTTCACATCTTTCTTCATATTTGTCTTCACGGTACTGTGCTTTCACCGGGCCAGCCTTGATGATGAGTGGTGA